In Oncorhynchus mykiss isolate Arlee unplaced genomic scaffold, USDA_OmykA_1.1 un_scaffold_259, whole genome shotgun sequence, a single genomic region encodes these proteins:
- the LOC110512243 gene encoding serine/arginine repetitive matrix protein 2 isoform X1 gives MAARCRSSKCTVERNGFKRELDTWRHKLINCVGFESILEGIYGPLLLRDLNIFDDCEPEELEDWAVKASCSFCSLLINDHVPVAASPSDDTPSQAPSLSDSSLSAHRFLHAVFHKKELASSGDPNVPLVAQELMKRMVRQFAMEYASKTRLTTTTGSQRSDLDSPLDLTVTRNQEEEPTPADSVLDLSKRNSASSASTSPTIHKASGSLLPPVTDEPQREAEDAGMPDAPSGRSSALEAVRSTLCPAHRSLLQRILRLAHQQHRLSLAYRDAHRRLVPPPDPLCGHLVAKQQDDTSSPPSFTGCWSRRGATRPTDWKTPGGPGCCCWLPPVCFCLQSLRCLSCQSLSLGHTTGVRSSSSLCSFTSSSSRSSSALCPNPSVCPVASVCCSNPQPCASCCSEHTYLAPVRHTAPGGGGGSECPVLKRERSRTPSPPPLSPIPSDMDGKEEDKPPSLLQQEGEKEEEAGCGGEVGEDREQQEGEKEEEAGCGGEVGEDREQQEGEKEEEAGCGGEVGEDPPLSSALANHNLEKDPHLTTSANRHIAESRADAHLSEIITTVLNTGGGSDYSLNDMLHHHDNNESHPPRTRSRRRQEALAAMATLPDQSSARRQTVLIKRELARLNQSLGRRLSLGKNKSRSATPFSTCSSPEPTPVTAEIDRITEEEGETGRVEEGETGRVEEGETGRVEEGETGEGETGRVEEGETGRVEEGETGRVKEGETGRVKEGESGRVKEGETGRVKEGETGRVKEGESGRVKEGETGRVKEGETGRVKEGETGRVKEGETGRVKEGETGRVKEGATSKVTAEEAGPVRVTKDRVGMKEEMEKPPVLSSTQQSPPQEDQHKPESWNITCQDSSRSDLPEKRKEEESPGSTSSGLPERSREEEEESPGSTSSTCDHGSGLPERSREEEEESPGSTSSTCDHGSGLPERSREEEESPGSTSSGLPERSREEEEESPGSTSSGLPERSREEEEESPGSTSSGLPERSREEEEETAGSSKDSSRVSARNSPSHPCRTRRGSRSQPGGSSEAGRSRRSIVPPQRFSSYVTEPRMMYSAACFSERIFSAQRTPKDRQPLNAPNTNCTDSPSSATDTAEGLGDAREEELPLASSPEDVSQERMGGRGCRSTARGQTSDRESQRRGQVIPVTAASSEQQSPPKQRSQNRADVRLRAAKPFGRLRSSHSAQQSQPASPQTASRPEVPTEQPQYISPIKLMFVSAVVGEEGVRYTLKAAAPGSSWHGQETFDPCEESSWAGSPEKTPEKTHNPPKTRSPPQTRSPPKTRSPPQTRSPPQTRSPPQTRSPPQTRSPLQTRSPLQTRSPLQTRSPLQTRSPLQTRSPPKNTISSSPKLCGTMRGGEGGSPPKRSPGSQNGDGSPPFRETTPTKRRPGRPKKLGPQLEKRAKRPIGRPPKQRGVEPSCGSRQGGQDRSSGVPLGCSTGEEGNEERDPANRNLKITVVYGRSHRTKRTVSEEAACLQATEQLMDLNFVRPVKDKRFAPHASNSSNIIKCQKLQCTAAMRRPGRPAKVKISGISVTVTTTSPGKRKVHMNRDRKSPEKLCQRKALLPEPQPSKEPRKISSTPTSEDATRMQIERTTESKDGERERQTQTPPVLAVRHSVRVRKPSVYLLHSVATSTSRSLSHSTALLRRSRQLLINRASSKGSHRKRKEEGGEDTPGREELLSGREERRSEGRGGVLCEDLSQVAGVSVDSIFPASSSEALRWWPVSSDQDSLNQELARRIRLISQSWVADAAATTHTTRTGTIMSTKQRLDDDSLSSWEPEVGSAVRLLFDRRCSVERLASWFMQTTETQSLGIVKKTSSRNPYELLHYPRNASRESVFPSPQTMRLRKHIKKFAKAVPKSPAQLRLAQERLRRGRELNARRRLFTARPASGGLRLRAPCRKVRALGTYRTTLLRVREKFLTWTLRAKQPNRLIWRRSLVEEGNSPHQVWPSAQPREELTRSPHHHCLPASSETSHPCSPNQLTGLTKQQRLSSKAWSPERLKECCVFLKKINSPDTESTVEKEWDVCTVNLDDTYCPDETRQEERSGEDDKAVKTERRKRRVPWKESSSSPQEVMVQEHNQVRAGNRRGKQKNSGKATSQSQTPPPTKAMSQSPTPPPVKAMSQSPTPPPAKATSQSPTPTPAKSMSQSPTPPPAKATSQSPTPPPAKSTSQSPTPPPAKATSQSPTPPPTKVMRKSRGRGLTGPRWRDFILGT, from the exons CTCCCTGTTGCCCCCGGTTACGGATGAACCCCAGAGGGAAGCAGAGGATGCTGGGATGCCCGATGCCCCAAGTGGGAGGAGCTCTGCTCTGGAAGCGGTACGCTCCACGTTATGCCCCGCCCATCGCTCTCTGCTCCAGCGAATCCTGAGGCTCGCCCACCAGCAGCACCGTCTATCATTGGCCTACAGGGACGCCCATCGCCGCCTCGTCCCGCCCCCAGACCCTCTCTGCGGCCACCTGGTGGCCAAACAACAGGACgacacttcctctcctccttccttcactGGCTGTTGGAGCCGTCGTGGAGCCACGCGTCCGACTGACTGGAAGACACCAGGTGGTCCAGGCTGTTGCTGCTGGCTGCCTCCTGTCTGTTTCTGCCTCCAGAGCCTCCGCTGCCTGTCCTGCCAGAGCCTGTCCCTGGGACACACCACTGGGGTtcgctcctcctcttctctgtgcTCTTTCACGTCCTCCTCTTCTCGTTCATCCTCCGCTCTGTGCCCTAATCCCTCAGTCTGTCCCGTGGCCTCTGTCTGTTGCTCCAACCCCCAGCCCTGTGCCTCCTGCTGCTCAGAACACACCTACCTGGCCCCGGTCAGACACACAGCCccgggaggtggaggaggaagcgAGTGCCCTGTCCTCAAGAGAGAGCGATCCcgcaccccctctcctccccctctctcccccatacccTCAGACATGGACGGTAAGGAGGAAGACAAGCCTCCCTCTCTTCTGCAGCAGGAGGGGGAAAAAGAGGAGGAGGCTGGGTGTGGTGGGGAGGTGGGTGAGGACAGGGAGCAGCAGGAGGGGGAAAAAGAGGAGGAGGCTGGGTGTGGTGGGGAGGTGGGTGAGGACAGGGAGCAGCAGGAGGGGGAAAAAGAGGAGGAGGCTGGGTGTGGTGGGGAGGTGGGTGAGGATCCTCCACTCAGCTCTGCCTTAGCCAATCACAACCTAGAGAAGGATCCCCACCTGACGACCTCGGCCAATCGGCACATTGCAGAGTCCCGGGCCGACGCCCACCTGAGTGAGATCATCACCACCGTTCTGAACACGGGTGGCGGCAGCGACTACAGCCTAAACGACATGTTgcatcaccatgacaacaacgAGAGCCATCCACCTCGGACGCGTTCCCGGCGGCGACAGGAGGCCCTGGCTGCCATGGCGACTTTGCCCGACCAGTCGTCCGCCCGGCGCCAGACCGTGCTAATCAAACGGGAGCTGGCCAGGCTGAACCAATCGCTGGGCAGGAGGCTGTCGCTAGGGAAGAACAAGAGCCGCAGTGCCACGCCCTTTTCTACCTGCTCGTCACCTGAACCAACCCCTGTTACAGCAGAGATAGACAGAAtcacagaggaggagggagagaccggtagagtggaggagggagagaccggtagagtggaggagggagagaccggtagagtggaggagggagagaccggGGAGGGAGAGACCggtagagtggaggagggagagaccggtagagtggaggagggagagaccggtagagtgaaggagggagagaccggtagagtgaaggagggagagagcggtaGAGTGAAGGAGGGCGAGACCGGTAGAGTGAAGGAGGGCGAGACCggtagagtgaaggagggagagagcggtaGAGTGAAGGAGGGCGAGACCGGTAGAGTGAAGGAGGGCGAGACCggtagagtgaaggagggagagaccggtagagtgaaggagggagagaccggtagagtgaaggagggagagaccggTAGAGTGAAGGAGGGCGCGACGTCGAAGGTGACAGCAGAGGAGGCAGGTCCAGTGAGAGTCACGAAGGATAGAGTCGGCatgaaggaggagatggagaaacccccagtcctctcctctacacaaCAGAGTCCCCCGCAGGAGGACCAACACAAACCAGAGAGCTGGAACATCACCTGTCAGGACAGCAGTAGGAGTGACCTCCCtgagaagaggaaagaggaggagtcACCAGGTAGTACCAGCAGTGGTCTTCCTgaaaggagtagagaggaagaggaggagtcacCAGGTAGTACCAGCAGCACCTGTGACCATGGCAGTGGTCTTcctgagaggagtagagaggaagaggaggagtcacCAGGTAGTACCAGCAGCACCTGTGACCATGGCAGTGGTCTTcctgagaggagtagagaggaagaggagtcacCAGGTAGTACCAGCAGTGGTCTTcctgagaggagtagagaggaagaggaggagtcacCAGGTAGTACCAGCAGTGGTCTTcctgagaggagtagagaggaagaggaggagtcacCAGGTAGTACCAGCAGTGGTCTTcctgagaggagtagagaggaagaggaggagacagcaggcagcagcaAGGACAGTAGCAGAGTGTCAGCCAGGAATAGCCCTTCCCACCCCTGCAGAACCAGGAGAGGCAGCAGGTCCCAGCCAGGAGGGAGCAGCGAGGCTGGGAGGTCCAGGAGGAGCATCGTCCCTCCCCAGCGGTTCTCCTCCTACGTCACAGAGCCCAGGATGATGTATTCTGCTGCCTGTTTCTCAGAGAGGATCTTCTCCGCCCAGAGGACGCCAAAGGATCGGCAACCACTCAATGCCCCCAACACCAATTGCACAGACTCCCCGTCCTCGGCCACAGACACGGCTGAGGGGTTGGGCGACGCAAGAGAAGAGGAATTACCGCTGGCATCCAGTCCTGAGGATGTCAGTCAGGAGAGGATGGGAGGCAGAGGCTGTAGATCAACAGCAAGAGGTCAGACTTCAGACCGTGAGTCACAGAGACGAGGTCAGGTGATTCCCGTCACTGCAGCTTCCTCTGAGCAGCAGAGTCCCCCTAAACAGCGCTCCCAGAACAGGGCAGACGTTAGGCTCAGAGCAGCCAAACCTTTTGGGCGCTTACGCTCCTCCCACTCCGCCCAACAGTCCCAACCAGCGAGCCCTCAGACAGCCTCCAGGCCAGAGGTCCCCACAGAGCAGCCTCAGTACATCAGCCCCATCAAGCTGATGTTTGTGTCTGCAGTAGTGGGTGAGGAGGGGGTGAGGTACACCCTGAAGGCGGCTGCACCAGGATCCAGCTGGCATGGACAGGAGACCTTTGACCCCTGTGAGGAGTCATCGTGGGCTGGAAGTCCAGAGAAGACCCCAGAGAAGACTCACAATCCACCGAAGACCAGGAGTCCACCACAGACCAGGAGTCCACCGAAGACCAGGAGTCCACCCCAGACCAGGAGTCCACCCCAGACCAGGAGTCCACCCCAGACCAGGAGTCCACCCCAGACCAGGAGTCCCCTCCAGACCAGGAGTCCCCTCCAGACTAGGAGTCCCCTCCAGACTAGGAGTCCCCTCCAGACCAGGAGTCCCCTCCAGACCAGGAGTCCACCCAAGAACACCATATCGTCATCACCAAAGCTGTGTGGaacgatgagaggaggagaggggggtagcCCGCCAAAACGGTCTCCCGGGTCCCAGAACGGAGACGGCTCGCCTCCTTTTCGTGAAACCACCCCCACAAAGAGACGTCCGGGACGTCCCAAGAAACTGGGCCCCCAGCTGGAGAAGAGGGCCAAGAGGCCGATCGGCCGCCCGCCCAAGCAAAGGGGTGTAGAGCCGAGCTGTGGCTCCAGGCAGGGTGGTCAGGACCGGTCCAGTGGAGTTCCCTTAGGCTGCAGCACCGGGGAGGAGGGCAACGAGGAGAGAGACCCagccaacaggaacctgaagatCACCGTGGTGTACGGACGCTCCCACAGGACAAAGAGGACAGTGTCGGAGGAGGCTGCTTGTCTCCAGGCTACAGAGCAGCTGATGGATCTGAACTTCGTCAGACCGGTGAAGGACAAAAGGTTCGCTCCCCACGCCAGCAACAGCAGCAACATTATCAAGTGCCAGAAGCTGCAGTGTACCGCGGCCATGCGTCGTCCAGGGAGACCCGCCAAGGTCAAGATCTCCGGAATCTCCGTTACCGTCACCACCACGTCGCCGGGGAAACGCAAGGTCCACATGAACCGGGACAGGAAATCTCCGGAGAAGCTCTGTCAGCGGAAAGCCCTCCTTCCTGAACCCCAGCCTTCCAAAGAGCCCAGGAAAATCAGCAGCACGCCGACTAGCGAGGACGCCACTCGGATGCAgatagagagaacgacagagtccaaggatggagagagggagcgtcAGACCCAGACTCCTCCTGTGTTGGCGGTGCGTCACTCTGTGAGAGTGAGGAAGCCTTCAGTGTACCTGCTTCACTCTGTAGCCACCTCCACCTCTAGGTCCCTGAGCCACAGTACCGCCCTGCTGCGCCGATCCAGACAGCTACTGATCAACAGGGCCAGCAGCAAGGGCAGCCATCgcaagaggaaggaggagggaggagaggacaccCCAGGGCGGGAGGAGCTGCTGtccgggagggaggagaggaggagcgagggaagaggaggggtgtTGTGTGAGGACCTGAGCCAGGTAGCGGGGGTTTCGGTAGACTCCATTTTCCCAGCCAGCTCCAGCGAGGCGTTGAGGTGGTGGCCCGTCTCCTCCGACCAGGACAGCCTGAACCAAGAGCTGGCTCGCAGGATCCGCCTCATATCCCAAAGCTGGGTCGCTGACGCTGCCGCTACCACCCACACCACCAGGACGGGGACGATCATGTCCACCAAGCAGAGACTCGACGACGACTCTTTGTCCTCCTGGGAGCCAGAGGTTGGGTCGGCAGTGCGGCTGCTGTTTGACCGGCGCTGCAGCGTGGAGAGGCTGGCCTCCTGGTTCATGCAGACCACTGAGACTCAGTCTCTGGGCATTGTGAAGAAGACCAGCTCCCGAAACCCCTATGAGCTCCTGCACTACCCCCGGAACGCCAGCAGGGAGAGCGTCTTTCCCAGCCCGCAGACCATGCGACTACGCAAACACATCAAGAAGTTTGCCAAAGCTGTGCCGAAGAGCCCCGCCCAGCTCCGTCTGGCCCAGGAACGGCTCCGACGTGGAAGAGAGCTGAATGCCAGGCGGCGTCTGTTCACTGCGAGGCCGGCGTCTGGCGGGCTGCGTCTTAGAGCTCCTTGTAGGAAGGTCAGGGCCCTCGGGACGTACAGAACCACTCTGCTCAGAGTCAGAGAAAAGTTCCTCACCTGGACCCTCAGAGCCAAGCAGCCCAACAGGCTGATCTGGAGGAGAAGCCTGGTGGAGGAAGGCAACTCACCTCACCAGGTCTGGCCTTCTGCTCAGCCCAGGGAGGAGCTCACCAGGTCTCCACATCACCActgtctacctgcctcctcagaGACCAGTCATCCCTGCAGCCCCAACCAGCTGACAGGCCTCACCAAACAGCAGCGTCTCAGCTCTAAAGCCTGGAGTccagagagactgaaggagtgtTGCGTGTTCCTCAAGAAGATCAACTCCCCCGACACAGAGTCCACCGTTGAGAAGGAGTGGGACGTCTGCACCGTCAATCTAGACGACACATACTGCCCCGACGAgaccagacaggaggagaggagcggagaggacgaCAAAGCTGTGAAAacggagagaaggaagaggagagttCCCTGGAAGGAGTCTAGCAGCTCGCCGCAGGAGGTCATGGTTCAGGAGCACAACCAGGTCCGAGCCGGGAACAGGAGAGGCAAACAGAAAAATTCAGGGAAGGCCACGAGCCAATCACAGACCCCGCCGCCAACGAAAGCCATGAGCCAATCACCGACCCCACCGCCAGTGAAAGCCATGAGCCAATCACCGACCCCGCCGCCAGCGAAAGCCACGAGCCAATCCCCGACCCCGACGCCAGCGAAATCCATGAGCCAATCACCGACCCCACCACCAGCGAAAGCCACGAGCCAATCCCCGACCCCGCCGCCAGCGAAATCCACGAGCCAATCACCGACCCCGCCGCCAGCGAAAGCCACGAGCCAATCACCGACCCCGCCGCCAACGAAAGTCATGAGAAAATCGCGTGGGAGGGGCCTGACCGGGCCGCGGTGGCGTGACTTTATACTGG GAACCTGA